Proteins co-encoded in one Bacillus sp. FSL H8-0547 genomic window:
- a CDS encoding amino acid permease, whose protein sequence is MSSLFRKKSITALLAQSQQKSLARTMGAFDLTLLGIGAIVGTGIFVLTGVVAAETAGPALILSFIISGIACALAAFCYAEFASTVPISGSVYTYTYATLGEFFAFLIGWDLMLEYLLATSAVATGWSAYFQSLLAGFGLELPAAMTSAPGAGKGGMIDLPAVIIILLITALLSKGIKESTRVNNIMVFVKLAVILLFIVAGVWYVKPENWTPFVPFGFEGIVTGAATVFFAYIGFDAVATAAEEVKKPQRDVPIGIIASLAVCTALYMVVSLILTGMVPYTKLNVADPVSFALQFVGQNSLAGLISVGAIAGITTVLLVMMYAQVRISYAMSRDGLLPKRLSKVHPSFKTPFQNTWITGFIAAAIAGFVDLTTLAHLVNMGTLAAFTLISIAVIVLRKTHPNLERAFKVPFVPVFPAVSALFCIYLMTSLPAITWTSFIIWIAIGAVIYFVYARKNSKLA, encoded by the coding sequence ATGAGCTCACTTTTTAGAAAAAAGTCAATTACTGCCTTGCTCGCGCAAAGTCAGCAAAAATCCCTGGCACGGACTATGGGCGCATTCGACCTGACTTTACTCGGGATAGGCGCGATTGTAGGAACAGGAATTTTTGTACTGACCGGTGTCGTAGCAGCTGAGACAGCAGGTCCTGCCCTTATTCTTTCCTTTATCATTTCCGGTATTGCCTGTGCACTAGCAGCTTTCTGCTACGCGGAATTCGCTTCAACCGTTCCAATATCAGGCAGTGTCTATACTTACACATATGCAACCTTGGGAGAGTTTTTCGCTTTCTTGATCGGCTGGGATTTGATGCTTGAATACTTGCTTGCAACGTCTGCCGTTGCGACCGGCTGGTCTGCCTATTTTCAATCTCTCTTAGCAGGCTTTGGACTGGAGCTTCCTGCAGCCATGACATCAGCTCCCGGAGCTGGTAAAGGCGGAATGATTGATTTGCCGGCGGTCATTATTATCCTGCTGATCACTGCTCTTTTATCAAAAGGAATTAAAGAAAGCACGCGGGTTAATAACATTATGGTTTTTGTTAAACTGGCTGTGATTCTATTATTCATTGTGGCAGGCGTCTGGTATGTAAAGCCTGAAAACTGGACCCCGTTTGTGCCATTTGGATTTGAAGGCATCGTAACCGGCGCGGCTACTGTCTTTTTTGCTTACATTGGATTTGACGCTGTAGCGACTGCTGCAGAGGAAGTGAAAAAACCGCAAAGAGATGTTCCAATTGGCATTATTGCTTCCCTTGCAGTTTGTACGGCACTATATATGGTTGTATCTCTCATTCTTACAGGCATGGTTCCTTATACAAAACTCAATGTAGCAGATCCGGTTTCTTTTGCCCTTCAGTTTGTGGGGCAGAATTCACTTGCAGGCCTTATATCAGTGGGGGCTATCGCAGGAATTACAACCGTTCTTTTAGTGATGATGTATGCACAGGTACGAATCTCTTATGCCATGAGCCGGGACGGACTCCTTCCAAAAAGACTGTCCAAGGTGCACCCATCTTTTAAAACACCCTTTCAAAATACATGGATTACAGGGTTTATTGCAGCAGCAATTGCAGGCTTTGTCGATTTGACAACCCTTGCCCATCTTGTCAATATGGGTACACTCGCTGCCTTCACACTCATTTCGATAGCCGTAATTGTTTTGAGGAAGACTCATCCGAATCTGGAACGTGCTTTTAAAGTGCCATTCGTTCCTGTATTCCCGGCAGTCAGCGCCTTGTTCTGCATCTATCTCATGACGAGCCTTCCGGCTATCACATGGACTTCTTTTATCATCTGGATAGCCATTGGAGCTGTGATTTACTTCGTATACGCAAGAAAAAACAGCAAACTTGCATAA